Proteins encoded together in one Streptomyces sp. NBC_01408 window:
- a CDS encoding cupin domain-containing protein — MTIKDIGPEPQSFDLEKATLENTNYRAVAWSGKYLQLTLMSIPVGEDIGLEAHPETDQFLRLDAGRGRVQMGRAKDRLDFDQEVEDGWAIFVPAGTWHNVTNIGDETLQLYAVYAPVHHASGKIHATAADAERDEDSGGDEPASWSAQPDQQPSDEHA; from the coding sequence ATGACCATCAAGGACATCGGGCCGGAGCCTCAGAGCTTCGATCTGGAGAAGGCGACGCTCGAGAACACGAACTATCGCGCCGTCGCCTGGTCTGGGAAGTACCTTCAGCTGACCCTCATGTCGATCCCGGTGGGTGAGGACATCGGCTTGGAGGCGCACCCGGAGACTGACCAATTTCTACGACTCGACGCAGGCCGGGGCCGCGTCCAGATGGGCCGCGCGAAGGATCGACTCGACTTCGACCAGGAGGTCGAGGATGGTTGGGCCATCTTCGTACCCGCCGGTACTTGGCACAACGTCACCAACATCGGTGACGAGACCCTGCAGCTCTACGCCGTATACGCACCGGTCCATCACGCGTCGGGCAAGATCCATGCGACAGCCGCCGACGCGGAGCGCGACGAGGACTCAGGCGGCGACGAGCCGGCGAGCTGGTCGGCCCAGCCTGACCAGCAGCCATCGGACGAGCACGCCTGA
- a CDS encoding ABC transporter ATP-binding protein has product MDAIELRGLTKRYGAVVGVEELTLGIGPGEVFGFLGPNGAGKTTTLRCLTGLLRPTAGHVRVLGMDPLADHRRVARELGYLPGELRLYPELTGAQTLDLLCSLQGRPCTRRAELCERLGLTPAVLRRTVGGYSRGMKQKLGLVQALQHDPRLVVLDEPTEGLDPLVQETFFELMEQAAADGRTVLLSSHVLPEVQRGRIGTPRNVRMGGW; this is encoded by the coding sequence ATGGACGCGATCGAGCTCAGAGGACTGACCAAGCGGTACGGGGCAGTGGTCGGGGTGGAGGAACTCACACTCGGCATCGGTCCGGGCGAGGTGTTCGGCTTCCTCGGGCCGAACGGGGCCGGCAAGACCACCACACTCAGGTGCCTGACCGGCTTGCTGCGTCCGACGGCCGGGCATGTGCGGGTGCTGGGGATGGACCCGCTCGCCGATCACCGCCGGGTGGCTCGGGAACTCGGCTATCTCCCAGGTGAGTTGCGGCTGTACCCGGAGCTCACCGGGGCGCAAACCCTCGACCTGCTGTGTTCCCTCCAGGGCCGGCCCTGCACACGGCGAGCCGAGCTGTGCGAGCGGCTGGGACTGACGCCCGCGGTCCTGCGGCGCACGGTCGGCGGGTACTCGCGGGGCATGAAGCAGAAGCTGGGCCTGGTGCAGGCGCTGCAGCACGATCCCCGGTTGGTGGTACTGGACGAGCCGACCGAGGGGCTGGACCCTCTGGTGCAGGAGACGTTCTTCGAGCTGATGGAGCAGGCTGCGGCCGACGGCCGCACCGTGCTGTTGTCCAGCCATGTGCTCCCGGAGGTGCAGCGGGGCCGGATCGGCACGCCCAGGAACGTGCGCATGGGAGGGTGGTGA
- the ppk2 gene encoding polyphosphate kinase 2, with protein sequence MGLTKAVYESELLRLQTELVKLQEWVRVEGARLVVVFEGRDAAGKGGTIKRVAEHLNPRVARIAALPTPTERERTQWYFQRYVEHLPAAGEIVLFDRSWYNRAGVEHVMGFCTSAEHQRFLRQCPVFERMLVEDGILLRKYWFSVSDAVQEERFRRRVEDPLRRWKLSPMDLESLTRWEAYSRAKDEMFVHTDTTDAPWYVVESDDKRSARLNMTAHLLSSVPYTDVALPSLTLPPRPASTGYERPSKELQTAVPDHAATLGNG encoded by the coding sequence ATGGGTCTGACGAAGGCGGTCTACGAGAGTGAGCTGCTACGGCTCCAGACGGAGTTGGTCAAGCTTCAGGAATGGGTGCGGGTGGAAGGCGCCCGCCTGGTCGTCGTCTTCGAGGGCCGTGACGCGGCGGGCAAGGGAGGCACGATCAAGCGCGTCGCCGAGCACCTCAACCCCCGCGTGGCGCGCATCGCGGCTCTGCCCACTCCGACGGAGCGGGAGCGCACGCAGTGGTACTTCCAGCGGTACGTCGAGCACCTGCCCGCCGCCGGGGAAATCGTTCTGTTCGACCGCAGTTGGTACAACCGCGCCGGCGTGGAACACGTCATGGGTTTCTGCACGTCGGCCGAGCACCAGCGCTTCCTGCGCCAGTGCCCTGTCTTCGAGCGCATGCTGGTCGAGGACGGGATCTTGCTCCGCAAGTACTGGTTCTCCGTGAGTGACGCGGTCCAGGAGGAACGCTTCCGCCGCCGTGTGGAGGACCCGTTGCGGCGCTGGAAGCTCTCCCCGATGGATCTGGAGTCCCTGACGCGCTGGGAGGCGTACTCCCGCGCCAAGGACGAGATGTTCGTCCACACGGACACGACGGACGCCCCGTGGTACGTGGTCGAGAGCGACGACAAGCGCAGCGCCAGACTCAACATGACCGCCCACCTGCTGTCCTCGGTTCCCTACACGGACGTGGCCCTGCCGTCGCTGACCCTGCCGCCCCGTCCCGCTTCCACGGGCTACGAACGACCGTCCAAGGAGCTTCAGACTGCCGTACCCGACCATGCGGCCACTCTCGGAAACGGCTGA